From Synoicihabitans lomoniglobus, the proteins below share one genomic window:
- a CDS encoding succinylglutamate desuccinylase/aspartoacylase family protein, with amino-acid sequence MSVAASKFQLSLATLPTGFHHHRFEANGVGFNAWIWRGGTGPVLLLNGGTHGDEYEGPTLLRQWIDNWRPTQLRGTIVMIPVLNEGAFFAGARCHPFDSGNLARAFPGVRDGTETSRLAHLFETEVLMQATHYVDLHSGGNAYELHPWVGYMTGGGRVEREQRTLAACFDRFWCWAGPFLPGRTLSSAHKRRIPAIYVECRGAGGVRPADLAVLDRGLHNLLRQLNCLDGPVGPLEKQRFRSSRDAEEAHLQVHHPAPHDGLFACNILLGDAVRQGQPLGLVWPLTPGEPAVIRAERQGTVVACRRQRSVRRGDALFTLAPI; translated from the coding sequence ATGTCCGTTGCTGCTTCAAAATTCCAGCTCTCCCTCGCCACCCTGCCCACCGGTTTTCACCACCATCGCTTCGAAGCCAACGGGGTCGGATTCAATGCCTGGATCTGGCGCGGTGGCACCGGCCCCGTGCTGCTGCTCAATGGCGGCACCCACGGCGATGAATACGAAGGTCCGACGTTGCTGCGCCAATGGATCGACAACTGGCGCCCCACCCAGCTGCGCGGCACCATCGTCATGATTCCCGTGCTCAACGAAGGCGCGTTTTTCGCCGGGGCACGCTGCCATCCGTTCGACAGCGGGAATCTCGCCCGCGCGTTCCCCGGTGTCCGCGACGGCACGGAAACCTCGCGGCTGGCCCATCTTTTTGAAACCGAGGTGCTCATGCAGGCGACGCACTACGTCGATCTGCACAGCGGCGGCAACGCCTATGAACTGCATCCGTGGGTCGGATACATGACCGGCGGTGGCCGGGTGGAACGGGAGCAACGCACGCTGGCGGCCTGCTTTGATCGTTTTTGGTGCTGGGCCGGTCCCTTCCTGCCGGGTCGCACCCTCAGCTCGGCCCACAAGCGACGCATTCCCGCCATCTACGTCGAGTGCCGGGGAGCCGGCGGCGTGCGTCCGGCCGATCTCGCCGTCCTCGATCGAGGGTTGCACAACCTTCTGCGTCAACTGAACTGCCTCGACGGACCCGTGGGGCCTTTGGAGAAACAACGGTTTCGCAGTTCGCGCGACGCCGAGGAAGCGCACCTTCAGGTCCATCACCCGGCGCCTCACGATGGATTGTTCGCGTGCAACATTCTGCTGGGAGACGCCGTGCGCCAGGGACAGCCGCTCGGGTTGGTCTGGCCCCTCACGCCGGGCGAGCCAGCGGTGATACGAGCGGAACGTCAGGGCACGGTGGTGGCCTGCCGACGGCAACGCTCGGTGCGGCGCGGCGACGCCTTGTTTACCTTGGCTCCGATCTAA
- a CDS encoding SDR family NAD(P)-dependent oxidoreductase — protein MNTKTQRVVVTGGATNIGRAITEAFLAAGARVAVGQPDPQVAAPLIARYGERVVVLPVDVGDAGQCRRFLDEAAAALGGIDALVNNAAITGPSSMSRLPEVTPEIFDRMMRVNVGGAVFCSQAAVPHLSASGGGVIVHISSINALRPQHGAMLYAATKAGVSSLAQSMGKELAPAGIRVVAVAPGDIRTADSNAMAAPTASHDVVGQTPLGPGEPNDIGEVVVYLCSRRAKFVTATTWVVDGGLMG, from the coding sequence ATGAATACGAAGACTCAGCGCGTTGTCGTCACCGGCGGAGCCACCAACATCGGGCGGGCGATTACCGAAGCGTTTCTCGCGGCCGGGGCTCGGGTGGCGGTGGGGCAACCCGATCCCCAGGTGGCGGCCCCGCTGATCGCACGATACGGTGAGCGGGTGGTGGTGTTGCCGGTGGATGTCGGGGATGCCGGGCAGTGCCGCCGCTTCCTTGACGAAGCGGCTGCCGCGCTGGGCGGGATCGATGCCTTGGTCAACAATGCCGCCATCACCGGCCCTTCCTCGATGAGTCGACTGCCCGAGGTCACGCCCGAGATTTTCGATCGCATGATGCGAGTCAACGTCGGCGGCGCGGTGTTTTGTTCCCAGGCGGCGGTGCCCCACCTGAGCGCGAGCGGCGGAGGCGTAATTGTGCACATTTCCTCAATCAACGCGTTGCGACCGCAGCACGGTGCCATGCTTTACGCCGCCACCAAAGCGGGGGTTTCCTCGCTCGCCCAATCGATGGGCAAGGAGCTGGCCCCCGCCGGCATTCGAGTTGTGGCGGTGGCTCCCGGTGATATCCGGACGGCCGATAGCAACGCGATGGCCGCCCCAACCGCCTCTCACGACGTCGTGGGCCAGACGCCGTTGGGGCCGGGGGAACCCAATGATATTGGTGAAGTGGTCGTCTATCTTTGTTCGCGTCGGGCCAAGTTTGTCACCGCCACGACCTGGGTGGTCGATGGCGGTTTGATGGGTTGA
- a CDS encoding dihydrodipicolinate synthase family protein, whose translation MDLGQTLLLWSALPTPLTPERTVDVESVGRLIRATIESGVTGVFLGGTCGEGPWLTDGERARLVEAAAAAAQGRLKLAAQVSDNSVPRVRDNVRRMAAAGADIAIVASPATFLNATPDRVVEFFVEAAQTSELPVGIYDLGLLRPFSIPVERLAEVYRLPTVCLVKDSSGESARRDVALAVRRERPELMLFNGDEFRCLEYLEVGYPGMMFGGAIAIAPQMQRIAELMQAGRGDDAREADAAMRERLWGIYGGAAITCWLTGLKHYLVRRGLFVSSTSFLDFPLTAECRDYIETLVKSTE comes from the coding sequence ATGGACCTTGGACAAACCCTGTTGCTTTGGTCGGCCTTGCCGACGCCGCTCACGCCGGAGCGGACCGTCGATGTGGAGTCGGTCGGTCGCTTGATTCGCGCCACGATTGAGAGTGGTGTAACCGGGGTTTTCCTCGGTGGCACCTGTGGCGAAGGCCCTTGGTTGACCGATGGTGAGCGAGCCCGTTTGGTGGAAGCGGCAGCCGCCGCGGCGCAGGGACGCTTGAAATTGGCGGCCCAGGTTTCGGACAACTCCGTGCCGCGCGTGCGCGACAATGTCCGGCGCATGGCCGCCGCCGGAGCGGACATCGCGATTGTGGCGTCGCCCGCCACTTTCCTCAACGCGACGCCGGATCGCGTCGTCGAGTTTTTTGTTGAGGCCGCGCAAACCAGCGAACTGCCGGTGGGGATCTATGATTTGGGGTTGTTGCGTCCGTTCTCCATCCCGGTCGAACGATTGGCCGAAGTCTACCGCCTGCCCACCGTGTGCCTGGTGAAGGACAGTTCGGGGGAGTCCGCCCGTCGGGATGTCGCGCTGGCGGTGCGGCGGGAGCGTCCGGAATTGATGCTCTTTAATGGTGATGAGTTCCGTTGCTTGGAATACTTGGAGGTGGGATATCCGGGCATGATGTTTGGCGGTGCGATCGCGATTGCCCCGCAAATGCAGCGAATCGCCGAGCTGATGCAGGCGGGACGCGGGGACGACGCTCGCGAGGCGGATGCGGCCATGCGGGAACGGCTGTGGGGCATCTATGGCGGGGCGGCGATCACCTGTTGGTTGACCGGTCTCAAGCACTATCTGGTGCGTCGCGGACTTTTTGTTTCGAGCACGTCGTTTCTGGACTTTCCCCTGACCGCGGAGTGCCGTGACTACATCGAGACGCTGGTGAAGTCGACGGAGTGA
- a CDS encoding DUF4432 family protein, giving the protein MTKNLSNGFEPEDTGKNQQPQCRVTGHPPGPVARWHRVADSDRLVLENTAFQVEIWPDKGGAITRYVDRASAVDVIWRNPYGQPPRLRPLDQPMVGGSDLYDVMDGSWYVSLPNGFFAGSYLGAPLGTHGELRSLPWDVTAIEADAEELRVSLTGRSVRTPLLYHRTLTLRRDDPKLYWREAVENRSQLTLPVAWLQHPTFGGPLLAGARLLVPARTVRVGVADDPASLQLQSGYHGEWPWVRERESGVMRDCRVVPPLGSGRDHSVQVTDLREGWGCVWNEGRNLGFALEWDCTRFPYAWSWNSAGGIAHYPLWGEGHIITLQPSTSPVGRFEALVQAGDVLEVPAGETVSTQMVSGFVTRESEPRISQYSST; this is encoded by the coding sequence ATGACAAAAAATCTATCGAATGGGTTTGAACCCGAGGACACCGGGAAGAACCAACAACCACAATGCAGGGTAACTGGGCATCCACCCGGACCAGTCGCCCGCTGGCATCGCGTCGCCGACAGCGATCGGCTGGTGCTGGAAAATACGGCCTTTCAAGTTGAAATCTGGCCGGACAAAGGGGGCGCCATCACCCGCTATGTCGACCGGGCGAGCGCGGTGGATGTGATTTGGCGCAACCCCTACGGTCAGCCGCCCCGGTTGCGACCGTTGGATCAACCGATGGTCGGCGGGAGTGATCTCTATGATGTGATGGACGGCAGTTGGTATGTGTCGCTGCCCAACGGATTTTTTGCCGGTTCCTACCTGGGAGCGCCCCTGGGCACTCACGGCGAGTTGCGCAGTCTGCCGTGGGACGTGACCGCCATCGAAGCGGACGCGGAGGAACTGCGGGTTTCGCTCACGGGGCGATCGGTGCGGACGCCCTTGCTTTACCATCGGACCCTGACGCTCCGGCGGGACGACCCCAAACTATATTGGCGCGAGGCCGTGGAGAATCGTTCGCAGCTCACGCTTCCCGTGGCATGGTTGCAGCATCCGACATTTGGTGGACCCCTGCTGGCAGGGGCCCGCTTGCTGGTGCCGGCCCGCACAGTGCGAGTGGGCGTGGCGGATGATCCGGCGAGCCTGCAATTGCAATCTGGATACCACGGTGAATGGCCCTGGGTGCGGGAACGGGAAAGCGGTGTGATGCGCGACTGCCGAGTGGTGCCTCCGTTGGGCAGTGGTCGGGACCACTCGGTGCAAGTCACCGACCTGCGGGAAGGGTGGGGCTGTGTTTGGAACGAAGGCCGCAACCTCGGATTTGCATTGGAGTGGGACTGCACGCGTTTTCCCTACGCGTGGTCGTGGAACTCCGCCGGTGGTATCGCGCACTATCCTTTGTGGGGTGAAGGGCATATCATTACGCTCCAGCCGAGCACCTCACCGGTGGGGCGGTTCGAAGCATTGGTGCAGGCCGGAGACGTGCTGGAGGTGCCGGCCGGGGAGACCGTGTCCACGCAAATGGTCTCCGGATTCGTGACGCGTGAATCGGAACCCCGCATTTCCCAATATTCTTCCACCTGA
- a CDS encoding pyridoxal-phosphate dependent enzyme: MPTHNSSPVSDALTMGEGNTPLIRSRRIGPELGLNELWFKYEGANPTGSYKDRFAVAAVTHLAREGKRLCLGTSSGNTGAALAAYCARAGLPCHLAIVEGAPEGKLRQMRAYGAHLLRIRGFGASPDVTLEVMTGLGALARQLDGGVEVSAYAISPRGMAGVESLGRELAATFDGRAFDVFCPAGGGGLTLAVARGLSQSRAEARVHCVQPEGNDTIAGALRRGDSQATPMASTTAISGLQVGAILDGHDVVKACRASGGSGQTISDEEVWAVQSRLARDEGVFCEPAGAVALAGLTTAVRNRELDTSRPVVCLVTGSGFKDERSLVAMTGSAGTPMVESWSEYAGRVSRSI; encoded by the coding sequence ATGCCGACGCATAATTCATCCCCCGTTTCGGATGCCCTCACGATGGGAGAGGGCAACACTCCGTTGATTCGTTCCCGCCGTATTGGACCTGAATTGGGTTTAAACGAGCTTTGGTTCAAATACGAAGGTGCCAATCCCACGGGTTCCTATAAGGATAGGTTCGCGGTGGCAGCCGTCACGCACCTAGCCCGAGAGGGCAAGCGACTGTGTTTGGGCACATCGAGTGGTAACACCGGTGCGGCGCTGGCGGCTTACTGTGCGCGGGCCGGTTTGCCCTGCCACCTGGCGATCGTGGAGGGCGCGCCCGAGGGTAAGCTCAGACAAATGCGGGCTTACGGCGCCCATTTGCTGCGTATACGCGGATTTGGGGCTTCCCCGGATGTCACGCTGGAAGTCATGACCGGTCTCGGCGCTTTGGCTCGGCAGTTGGACGGGGGAGTGGAAGTCAGTGCCTACGCCATTTCTCCCCGCGGCATGGCCGGGGTGGAATCGTTGGGACGGGAGCTGGCGGCGACCTTCGACGGTCGCGCCTTTGATGTCTTTTGTCCTGCCGGTGGTGGCGGATTGACCCTCGCCGTTGCGCGCGGGTTGTCGCAGTCACGAGCGGAGGCGCGGGTGCATTGTGTGCAACCTGAGGGCAATGACACGATTGCCGGGGCGCTGCGTCGCGGGGACTCTCAGGCCACCCCCATGGCGTCCACCACGGCCATCAGCGGCTTGCAGGTCGGGGCCATCCTCGATGGACACGACGTGGTAAAGGCCTGCCGCGCCTCCGGTGGCAGTGGGCAGACGATTTCGGACGAGGAGGTTTGGGCCGTCCAGTCGCGCCTTGCCCGGGACGAAGGGGTGTTTTGTGAGCCCGCCGGAGCGGTGGCTCTGGCCGGGTTGACTACGGCTGTTCGTAATCGTGAATTGGATACAAGTCGCCCCGTGGTTTGTCTCGTAACGGGGTCCGGTTTCAAGGACGAACGTTCCCTGGTGGCGATGACCGGATCCGCCGGGACTCCGATGGTGGAAAGCTGGAGCGAGTATGCCGGGCGGGTGTCCCGCTCGATCTGA